From Aedes albopictus strain Foshan chromosome 1, AalbF5, whole genome shotgun sequence, one genomic window encodes:
- the LOC115269232 gene encoding uncharacterized protein LOC115269232, whose translation MLLRNGISLILLLMCVLSTLQAAPNNHRHSDSNAEVVTIKENENETIKTAKSLTVGSRTKKSNLKSTPITYITTLADVAHQHHAKPSTPKKYSGKPMAKARDDKELQQHKKGKVKHHHSEKSNGKSLEVPKKEPLNNPALLSKLGLGKLHISSSHQKKRLAVESRHHGRPDDSHMFVIKLPPNPYYYTNNGPVPAPNAIEDVGKKVPVGFKSNGKPGRIYHWNIPVLKKILGNNQGRNPNSRHHDNIDELIDIKDIPTWSKPWENEALDKSLIKFSTVDHVEKLQKKKSPSYYAPIKAKKSAQGKYYASNGKPQSFYVIEKSLQKNLKPIQHHKLIP comes from the exons TTTAATTTTGCTGCTAATGTGTGTGCTTTCCACGTTACAAGCGGCACCCAACAATCATCGTCACAGTGACAGTAATGCTGAGGTGGTGACGATCAAAGAAAACGAGAACGAAACAATCAAAACGGCAAAATCATTAACGGTCGGCAGTAGGACCAAGAAATCCAACCTCAAGTCGACACCAATTACCTACATCACCACGCTGGCGGACGTCGCCCATCAGCACCATGCCAAACCGTCCACCCCGAAGAAGTACAGCGGCAAACCGATGGCGAAAGCTCGTGACGACAAAGAACTGCAGCAGCACAAGAAAGGCAAAGTCAAGCATCATCACTCGGAAAAATCCAACGGAAAGTCTCTGGAGGTGCCGAAAAAGGAACCTCTGAATAACCCGGCGTTGCTCAG CAAATTGGGTCTTGGCAAGCTGCACATCTCTTCTAGCCATCAGAAGAAGCGATTAGCGGTGGAGTCTCGCCACCACGGCCGACCCGATGACTCACATATGTTCGTGATCAAGCTGCCACCAAATCCGTACTACTACACCAACAATGGACCGGTTCCGGCGCCCAACGCGATCGAGGATGTAGGTAAAAAG GTTCCTGTGGGTTTCAAATCGAATGGAAAGCCCGGTCGTATCTACCACTGGAACATTCCCGTATTGAAGAAAATCCTCGGCAACAATCAAGGACGGAACCCGAACTCACGCCACCATGACAACATCGATGAGCTTATCGACATCAAAGATATCCCCACGTGGAGCAAACCATGGGAGAATGAAGCACTGGATAAGTCGTTGATCAAGTTCAGCACTGTGGACCATgtggaaaaactccagaagaagaaATCTCCCTCGTATTACGCTCCCATCAAGGCGAAGAAGAGTGCCCAGGGAAAATATTACGCAAGCAATGGTAAACCTCAAAGCTTCTATGTGATCGAAAAAAGCCTTCAGAAGAATCTGAAACCCATTCAGCACCACAAGCTGATTCCGTAA